In Streptomyces sclerotialus, one genomic interval encodes:
- a CDS encoding carbamoyltransferase family protein, whose product MRVLGVNALFHDPAAALVVDGTTVAAAEEERFSRRKHGKRPVPFSAWELPELSARWCLEQAGLTPADLDAVAYSYDPELSRPAEMMGLDDPWDHLRQEYASRAPEFLAEALPGLKPGRVRFVAHHVAHAASAGLASPHDDSAVLVLDGRGECASHLAGAYSDGELKVLAAQELPHSLGLFYEELTDHLGFLRSSDEYKVMALASYGTPRFREQLREYVHADGTGGYVAHHVPWERMVPRRLPGRRITTDHADLAASAQACLEDMTLDLGRWLHEKTGRRTLSMAGGVALNCVANTRLYRDGPYEDIWVQPAAGDAGTALGAALHVAQEQEASPVAPMPTAALGRGWSDEELRAVLEEAAVPYEEPDDVAETVAEALADNGIVAWYQGRSEYGPRALGHRSLLAHPGHPDNLERLNAVKGREEFRPVAPMVLEDRAAELFEGGPLPSPYMLFVHDVREAWRDRIPAVVHVDGTARVQTVEERTEPLVARMLAAFDRRTGIPVVVNTSLNTAGRPMVDSPREALECFGSAPVDLLAIGPFVVRRGRAFA is encoded by the coding sequence ATGCGCGTCCTTGGTGTCAACGCTCTCTTCCACGACCCCGCAGCAGCTCTCGTCGTCGACGGCACGACCGTCGCCGCCGCGGAGGAGGAACGGTTCAGCCGCCGTAAGCACGGCAAGCGCCCCGTCCCCTTCTCCGCCTGGGAACTGCCCGAGCTCTCCGCCCGCTGGTGCCTGGAACAGGCCGGCCTGACCCCGGCCGACCTCGACGCGGTCGCCTACTCCTACGACCCCGAACTCTCCCGCCCCGCCGAGATGATGGGCCTGGACGACCCCTGGGACCACCTCCGCCAGGAGTACGCGAGCCGGGCACCGGAGTTCCTCGCCGAGGCGCTGCCCGGCCTGAAACCCGGACGCGTCCGCTTCGTGGCCCACCACGTCGCCCACGCCGCCTCCGCCGGGCTCGCCTCCCCGCACGACGACAGCGCCGTCCTCGTCCTCGACGGCCGCGGCGAGTGCGCCTCGCACCTCGCGGGCGCGTACTCCGACGGCGAGCTGAAGGTCCTCGCGGCCCAGGAACTCCCGCACTCCCTCGGCCTGTTCTACGAAGAGCTCACCGACCACCTCGGCTTCCTGCGCAGCAGCGACGAGTACAAGGTCATGGCGCTCGCCTCCTACGGCACGCCCCGCTTCCGCGAGCAGCTGCGCGAGTACGTCCACGCCGACGGCACCGGCGGCTACGTCGCCCACCACGTGCCCTGGGAGCGGATGGTGCCGCGCCGGCTCCCCGGCCGCCGCATCACCACCGACCACGCCGACCTCGCCGCCAGCGCCCAGGCCTGCCTGGAGGACATGACCCTCGACCTCGGCCGCTGGCTGCACGAGAAGACCGGCCGCCGGACCCTCTCCATGGCCGGCGGCGTCGCGCTCAACTGCGTGGCCAACACCCGCCTGTACCGCGACGGACCGTACGAGGACATCTGGGTCCAGCCCGCGGCGGGCGACGCCGGCACGGCACTGGGCGCCGCACTGCACGTCGCCCAGGAACAGGAAGCCTCACCGGTCGCCCCGATGCCGACCGCCGCGCTCGGCCGCGGCTGGTCCGACGAGGAACTGCGCGCCGTCCTCGAGGAGGCCGCCGTCCCGTACGAGGAGCCCGACGACGTCGCCGAGACGGTCGCCGAGGCACTCGCGGACAACGGCATCGTCGCCTGGTACCAGGGCCGCAGCGAGTACGGCCCGCGGGCGCTCGGCCACCGCTCCCTGCTCGCCCACCCCGGACACCCCGACAACCTGGAACGGCTCAACGCCGTGAAGGGCCGCGAGGAGTTCCGGCCCGTCGCACCGATGGTCCTGGAGGACCGGGCGGCCGAGCTGTTCGAGGGCGGGCCGCTGCCCAGCCCGTACATGCTCTTCGTGCACGACGTCCGCGAGGCGTGGCGGGACAGGATCCCCGCCGTGGTGCACGTCGACGGCACCGCCCGTGTGCAGACCGTCGAGGAACGCACCGAACCGCTGGTGGCCCGCATGCTGGCGGCCTTCGACCGCCGCACCGGCATCCCCGTCGTCGTCAACACCAGCCTCAACACCGCCGGACGCCCCATGGTGGACAGCCCGCGCGAGGCACTGGAGTGCTTCGGCAGCGCGCCGGTCGACCTGCTGGCCATCGGACCGTTCGTGGTCCGCCGGGGAAGGGCCTTCGCATGA